The Brachyhypopomus gauderio isolate BG-103 unplaced genomic scaffold, BGAUD_0.2 sc71, whole genome shotgun sequence genome has a segment encoding these proteins:
- the lrrc74b gene encoding uncharacterized protein lrrc74b, with the protein MMVGKKIAKETLLPSVQEDDDDDEGHVEELVGGVGGRPPSRPGNIYSRGSVDNQTVVRANTWGLIPAERVGSEGDGGVRDEGEAGGSAWAFDGWKRDETCFTLDEDFDTDLELEDERDPYDPTGQARYRETCARLAVIPASQFLRNLQKAEVNMAHHGLGPQGTVALAVPLVTNTSIVKLNLRDNWMEGVGGAAMADMLRENCYITELDLSENWIGERGAKALASMLLDNTTLATLNLSKNDLDHHAVRHLAPALSRNQHLQHLDLSHNRLGEGAGEILGTALAENTGLKSFNLAWNCIRGTGAMSVARGLGANIFLRVMDLSYNGLDKVGAVALGQALKDNNTLEELNISVNRIPPEGAIHLAVGLKVNKTIRILKMSRNPVQSAGCFAILKAVEANQASAMECLDFSDISVDQAFEDLFCSIKESLPDLRVKHGKKIIRPLQKTKN; encoded by the exons atgatGGTTGGTAAGAAGATTGCTAAGGAGACACTGCTGCCATCGGTAcaagaggatgatgatgatgatgaaggtcaTGTAGAAGAGCTGGTGGGCGGAGTGGGGGGCAGGCCACCCAGCAGACCTGGCAACATCTACAGCAGAGGCAGCGTGGACAACCAG ACAGTGGTCAGAGCAAATACCTGGGGTCTGATCCCAGCGGAGAGAGTTGGTAGTGAGGGAGACGGAGGGGTCAGGGACGAAGGGGAGGCCGGTGGGAGCGCTTGGGCGTTTGACGGCTGGAAGAGAGACGAAACATGTTTCACCTTGGATGAAGATTTCGACACAGACCTGGAGCTCGAAG ATGAGAGGGACCCGTATGACCCCACAGGCCAAGCACGCTACAGAGAGACATGCGCGCGCCTCGCTGTGATCCCAGCCTCCCAGTTCCTGAGGAACTTACAGAAGGCTGAAGTCAACATGGCACACCACGGACTCGGCCCgcag GGTACTGTAGCACTGGCGGTTCCCTTGGTAACCAACACCTCCATTGTGAAGCTAAATCTGCGAGATAATTGGATGGAAGGAGTGGGCGGGGCCGCGATGGCTGACATGCTCAGGGAGAACTGTTACATCACAG AGCTGGACCTGTCCGAGAACTGGATCGGTGAGCGTGGGGCTAAAGCTCTGGCCAGCATGCTGTTGGATAACACCACACTGGCCACGCTCAACCTCTCCAAGAACGACCTGGACCATCACGCAGTCAGACACCTGGCGCCAGCGCTGAGCAGAAACCAGCACCTGCAACACCTGGACCTGAGTCACAACCGGCTGGGAGAGGGAGCAG GGGAGATCTTGGGTACTGCTCTGGCTGAGAATACAGGACTGAAGTCATTCAATCTGGCCTGGAACTGTATTCGAGGAACAGGAGCCATGTCTGTAGCCAGAGGCCTGGGG GCAAACATATTCTTGCGAGTCATGGACTTATCTTACAACGGACTGGACAAAGTTGGAGCAGTGGCGTTGGGTCAAGCGCTGAAAGACAACAACACTCTTGAGGAGCTCAACATTAG TGTCAATCGCATACCGCCTGAGGGAGCAATCCATTTAGCTGTGGGTCTCAAAGTGAACAAAACCATTCGGATCCTCAAA ATGTCTCGTAATCCTGTGCAGTCTGCCGGATGTTTTGCTATCCTTAAAGCCGTAGAAGCGAACCAGGCATCTGCGATGGAGTGCTTGGACTTCTCC GACATCAGTGTGGACCAGGCGTTTGAAGACCTGTTCTGCTCCATTAAAGAGTCACTGCCGGACCTGCGGGTGAAACACGGGAAGAAGATAATAAGACCTCTACAGAAAACAAAGAACTGA
- the nipsnap1 gene encoding protein NipSnap homolog 1 isoform X1: protein MASLPLKNCKPRFLCETFVSLVQSRTLADRSYFGGWLRSLFAYNDSKKDARKDAHSSLLAKRDTSGLYEIQFHNVKPECLDAYNSLCAELHGELYRDINEACEEVGSWNTWYGQGNQAVHLWRYYGGYPVLTDCLKKLKLNKTYLEFHRERSKMLMSQQNQLLLEFSFWNQPVPRTGPNIYELRTYRLKPGSMIEWGNHWARAIKYRQENNEAVGGFFTQIGELYVVHHLWAYKDLQSREETRNSAWLKEGWDVSVHYTVPLVQRMESRILVPTKTSPLQ from the exons ATGGCGTCTCTACCTCTTAAGAACTGTAAACCGAGGTTTTTGTGCGAAACTTTCGTCTCGCTGGTGCAATCCAG GACTTTGGCAGATAGGAGTTATTTTGGTGGCTGGTTGAGGTCCCTGTTTGCCTACAACGACAGTAAGAAAGACGCCAGGAAAGATGCCCACTCGAGCCTGCTCGCCAAGAGAGACACCAGCGGCCTCTACGAGATCCAGT TTCATAATGTCAAGCCAGAGTGTCTGGATGCCTACAACTCTCTGTG TGCGGAGCTCCATGGGGAACTGTACAGAGATATAAATGAGGCGTGTGAGGAGGTGGGCAGTTGGAACACGTGGTACGGGCAGGGGAACCAGGCTG TGCATCTGTGGAGATACTATGGCGGGTATCCTGTACTAACAGACTGTTTGAAGAAACTCAAACTTAACAAG ACATACCTCGAGTTTCACAGAGAGAGGAGCAAAATGTTAATGTCCCAACAGAACCAGCTTCTACTGGAGTTCAGCTTCTGGAACCAGCCTGTGCCCAGAACTGGACCCAATATATACGAGCTGAGAACATACAGGCTGAAG CCCGGGTCAATGATAGAATGGGGAAACCACTG GGCTCGAGCAATCAAATACCGTCAAGAGAACAACGAGGCTGTCGGGGGGTTCTTCACACAGATCGGGGAGCTCTACGTGGTTCACCATCTGTGGG CCTATAAGGACCTGCAGTCCAGGGAGGAGACCAGGAACTCGGCGTGGTTGAAGGAGGGCTGGGATGTCAGTGTGCACTACACAG TTCCTTTAGTCCAGAGAATGGAGTCCAGAATTTTGGTCCCCACCAAGACGTCTCCTCTGCAGTGA
- the nipsnap1 gene encoding protein NipSnap homolog 1 isoform X2 has product MASLPLKNCKPRFLCETFVSLVQSSKKDARKDAHSSLLAKRDTSGLYEIQFHNVKPECLDAYNSLCAELHGELYRDINEACEEVGSWNTWYGQGNQAVHLWRYYGGYPVLTDCLKKLKLNKTYLEFHRERSKMLMSQQNQLLLEFSFWNQPVPRTGPNIYELRTYRLKPGSMIEWGNHWARAIKYRQENNEAVGGFFTQIGELYVVHHLWAYKDLQSREETRNSAWLKEGWDVSVHYTVPLVQRMESRILVPTKTSPLQ; this is encoded by the exons ATGGCGTCTCTACCTCTTAAGAACTGTAAACCGAGGTTTTTGTGCGAAACTTTCGTCTCGCTGGTGCAATCCAG TAAGAAAGACGCCAGGAAAGATGCCCACTCGAGCCTGCTCGCCAAGAGAGACACCAGCGGCCTCTACGAGATCCAGT TTCATAATGTCAAGCCAGAGTGTCTGGATGCCTACAACTCTCTGTG TGCGGAGCTCCATGGGGAACTGTACAGAGATATAAATGAGGCGTGTGAGGAGGTGGGCAGTTGGAACACGTGGTACGGGCAGGGGAACCAGGCTG TGCATCTGTGGAGATACTATGGCGGGTATCCTGTACTAACAGACTGTTTGAAGAAACTCAAACTTAACAAG ACATACCTCGAGTTTCACAGAGAGAGGAGCAAAATGTTAATGTCCCAACAGAACCAGCTTCTACTGGAGTTCAGCTTCTGGAACCAGCCTGTGCCCAGAACTGGACCCAATATATACGAGCTGAGAACATACAGGCTGAAG CCCGGGTCAATGATAGAATGGGGAAACCACTG GGCTCGAGCAATCAAATACCGTCAAGAGAACAACGAGGCTGTCGGGGGGTTCTTCACACAGATCGGGGAGCTCTACGTGGTTCACCATCTGTGGG CCTATAAGGACCTGCAGTCCAGGGAGGAGACCAGGAACTCGGCGTGGTTGAAGGAGGGCTGGGATGTCAGTGTGCACTACACAG TTCCTTTAGTCCAGAGAATGGAGTCCAGAATTTTGGTCCCCACCAAGACGTCTCCTCTGCAGTGA
- the castor1 gene encoding cytosolic arginine sensor for mTORC1 subunit 1 isoform X1: MDLHILDHKLRVASISKHGLDTYTHPLIKLIFLRHRTRCKFFSLTETPENYTVVLDEEGFKELPPSQHLRVERSTWLPLNVVSNTNTSSSSQVVGVTKIARSVIAPLAKQHVSVFMLSTYQTDFILVREKDLAVVVHTLGEEFHLYQEVEGESVPLQQGASDDLQRNDREVPYSTVHPVFIPKNQFCVMSLDPDTLPGLATTLLDALFYSDSPKEDASPTNDLECIKFFSFSLIDGYVSLVMDTEAQRKFPVNLLFTSSSGELWRMVRIGGQPLGFDECGIVAQISQPLADSDISAYYISTFSFDHALVPEEDIVRVTDMLHSHREEAGC; encoded by the exons ATGGATCTACACATTTTAGACCACAAGCTGAGGGTGGCGAGTATCAGCAAACACGGCCTGGACACGTACACCCACCCACTAATAAAACTAATATTTCTGAGGCACAGGACGAG aTGCAAATTCTTCAGTCTGACAGAGACTCCAGAGAATTACACGGTTGTCCTTGATGAAGAGGGATTTAAAG AGCTGCCCCCGTCCCAGCACCTGAGGGTGGAGCGCTCCACCTGGCTGCCCCTCAACGTCGtgtccaacaccaacacctctaGCAGCTCGCAGGTTGTAGGCGTGACCAAGATCGCCAGGTCTGTCATCGCCCCGTTGGCCAAGCAGCACGTCTCAGTCTTCATGCTCTCCACCTATCAGACAGACTTCATCCTG GTGCGTGAGAAGGACCTGGCCGTGGTGGTACACACACTAGGAGAAGAGTTTCATCTCTACCAGGAGGTGGAGGGCGAGTCTGTACCCCTGCAGCAGGGAGCATCTGATGACCTACAGAGGAACGACAGAGAGG tcccTTATTCCACAGTGCACCCAGTGTTCATTCCAAAGAATCAGTTCTGCGTGATGAGTCTGGACCCTGACACGCTGCCGGGTCTAGCCACCACACTTCTAGACGCTCTGTTCTACTCAGACAG TCCTAAGGAAGATGCCAGCCCAACTAATGATCTGGAATGTATAaaattcttctctttctctctgattGATGGTTACGTCTCCTTAGTGATGGACACAGAAGCACAGAGAAA gtttccGGTAAACCTTCTCTTCACCAGCTCTTCTGGTGAACTCTGGAGGATGGTGAGGATTGGTGGTCAGCCCCTGGGCTTTG atGAATGTGGGATAGTAGCTCAAATTTCTCAGCCGTTAGCAGACAGTGATATCTCGGCGTATTACATCAGCACATTCAGCTTCGACCACGCGCTG